In Aspergillus fumigatus Af293 chromosome 2, whole genome shotgun sequence, a genomic segment contains:
- the hmt1 gene encoding putative vacuolar ABC heavy metal transporter (Hmt1): MMASHHGTRELLAYLRTAAPIALLLVFVVAFVTNSIRTARTVNQNRNAVCTGPGGRPLPKRSRSTMVVVKETQKFSQSAKLLFKWLSAGVLVTLVADAAINVAHVMVARSEHWWCGQAVVIYVVGSFFVYAVILVSLLDSKPSPSSTQLIPWIVAIPIELAIVGASLSIYSTVHHEPVVGNPSGGRLRQGMTGWESMEVVSNCIRVLILASLVMIYLFCSISARTSARKPARDQTDGPTESTGLLDPAHAETGTNGTAYGTTHTSQGNQQPSRPTDPWVRPTTVPSTSWWEYLSGYSLFFPYLWPSKSRRLQFIVVICFVLIVLQCVVNVLVPYQVGVITNILSKTDGDFRVPWFEICLYILYRWLQGNQGLIGSLRSSLWIPVSQYSYMELSTAAFEHVHGLSLDFHLGKKTGEVLSALSKGSSINTFLEQVTFQVVPMLVDLCVAIGYLLIALDAYYALVVTIVTFCYLYVTVRMAQWRAEIRRQMVNASRQEDAVKNDSMVSYETVKYFNAEEYEFNRYRGAVSDYQKAEYHVLFSLTLMNTSQNTVFMLGLLIACFIAAYQVSLGQRDVGQFVSLLTYMAQLQGPLNFFGTFYRSIQSALINSERMLELFREQPTVVDKPGAMPLAVCKGDIKFEDVEFAYDTRKPALNGLTFHCEPGTSTALVGESGGGKSTVFRLLFRFYNARNGHIRIDGHDVEDITIDSLRRHIGVVPQDTVLFNETLMYNLKYANQNATDEEVYEACRAASIHDKIMSFPDGYNTKVGERGLRLSGGEKQRVAIARTILKNPRIILLDEATAALDTETEEHIQGALSTLSRGRTMLVIAHRLSTITTADRILVLHEGRVAESGTHEQLLAMKGRYASMWRKQIRAQRAAAEAQVLQDRAQRLRSASTAAVGDDSSSQSDEDRNGKDHPTTTRPAQGQFSSKSLEDSQKG, translated from the exons ATGATGGCTTCTCATCATGGAACACGTGAGCTGTTGGCGTATCTTCGCACAGCCGCCCCCATTGCACTTCTCCTTGTTTTCGTCGTGGCTTTTGTGACCAATTCCATTCGCACTGCTAGAACAGTGAATCAAAACCGCAATGCAGTGTGCACAGGGCCGGGTGGACGACCTCTACCAAAGCGGTCAAGGAGCACAATGGTTGTTGTGAAAGAAACACAGAAGTTCTCTCAGAGCGCAAAATTGCTTTTCAAGTGGCTGTCGGCTGGTGTGCTCGTCACCTTGGTTGCCGATGCCGCCATCAACGTGGCGCATGTTATGGTTGCCAGATCGGAGCACTGGTGGTGTGGCCAGGCTGTGGTG ATCTACGTTGTGGGGTCGTTCTTCGTTTACGCGGTAATCCTCGTCTCTCTGTTAGACAGTAAACCCTCTCCGTCCTCAACCCAGCTCATTCCATGGATTGTGGCAATCCCTATCGAATTGGCCATTGTGGGAGCCTCCCTTTCGATCTACTCCACCGTTCACCATGAACCCGTGGTTGGGAACCCTTCCGGTGGTCGACTACGGCAGGGCATGACGGGGTGGGAGTCAATGGAGGTCGTGTCAAATTGTATAAGAGTACTCATTCTGGCGAGCTTGGTTATGATCTACCTGTTCTGCTCGATCAGTGCGAGGACCAGTGCACGGAAGCCAGCCCGAGATCAGACCGATGGCCCAACCGAGTCGACAGGATTGCTCGATCCCGCGCACGCAGAAACAGGCACTAATGGCACGGCTTACGGCACGACTCATACCTCTCAAGGAAACCAGCAGCCTTCCAGACCGACCGATCCATGGGTCCGTCCCACCACAGTCCCTTCAACCAGCTGGTGGGAATATCTCAGCGGCTATTCTTTATTCTTTCCTTACCTGTGGCCTTCCAAGTCTCGTCGATTGCAGTTCATTGTGGTCATCTGTTTTGTGCTGATTGTTCTCCAATGTGTCGTCAACGTTCTGGTCCCCTATCAGGTGGGAGTGATTACCAACATCTTGTCGAAAACGGACGGTGACTTCCGTGTCCCGTGGTTTGAAATCTGTCTCTACATTCTTTATCGGTGGCTACAAGGTAATCAGGGCTTGATTGGTTCGCTGCGGTCTAGCCTATGGATCCCAGTGAGCCAGTATTCTTACATGGAGCTATCGACGGCTGCCTTTGAACACGTGCACGGTCTCAGTCTCGATTTCCACTTGGGAAAGAAGACCGGTGAGGTGCTGTCTGCCCTGAGCAAAGGCAGCTCTATCAATACCTTCCTGGAACAGGTTACGTTTCAGGTTGTGCCAATGCTGGTAGATCTCTGTGTCGCCATCGGATACTTGCTTATCGCCCTTGACGCTTATTATGCACTCGTTGTTACTATCGTCACCTTTTGCTACCTTTATGTTACTGTACGCATGGCCCAGTGGAGAGCAGAGATCAGACGGCAGATGGTCAACGCGTCGAGGCAAGAGGATGCCGTGAA GAACGATTCTATGGTCTCATATGAGACTGTCAAGTACTTCAACGCAGAGGAGTACGAATTTAACAGATATCGAGGCGCCGTTTCGGACTATCAAAAAGCCGAATACCAtgttctcttctctttgaccCTGATGAATACCTCCCAAAATACCGTTTTCATGCTGGGTTTACTGATCGCATGTTTCATTGCCGCCTATCAAGTCTCTCTCGGCCAGCGTGATGTCGGCCAATTTGTCTCCCTTCTCACGTACATGGCACAGCTTCAAGGACCACTCAATTTTTTCGGCACCTTTTACCGTTCGATCCAATCGGCCTTGATAAACTCGGAACGAATGCTAGAATTATTCAGGGAGCAGCCCACTGTGGTTGATAAGCCTGGCGCAATGCCTCTGGCCGTATGCAAAGGTGACATCAAGTTCGAGGACGTTGAGTTCGCGTACGATACCCGCAAGCCTGCTCTAAATGGCCTTACGTTCCATTGCGAACCGGGCACGAGCACAGCACTTGTTGGCGAGTCAGGCGGTGGCAAGTCAACCGTTTTTCGTCTCCTGTTCCGATTCTACAATGCGAGGAATGGACACATCCGGATCGACGGACACGACGTGGAGGACATTACGATTGACTCGCTCCGAAGACACATCGGCGTTGTGCCGCAAGACACGGTTCTTTTCAACGAAACGTTGATGTACAACCTGAAATATGCCAACCAGAACGCTACGGATGAGGAAGTTTACGAGGCTTGCCGTGCTGCCAGCATTCATGATAAAATCATGTCCTTCCCTGATGGCTACAACACCAAGGTGGGCGAGCGTGGTCTCCGACTCAGtggaggagagaaacagcgGGTGGCGATTGCTCGAACCATCTTAAAGAACCCCCGGATCATCCTCTTGGATGAGGCGACGGCCGCACTGGATACAGAGACTGAAGAGCACATCCAAGGCGCGCTATCGACTCTTTCACGTGGCCGCACCATGCTGGTTATAGCGCACCGCCTCAGTACTATTACCACAGCGGATCGCATCTTGGTCTTACATGAGGGTAGGGTCGCAGAAAGCGGCACACATGAGCAGCTACTGGCTATGAAAGGCCGGTATGCTAGCATGTGGCGCAAACAGATTCGAGCTCAGCGCGCTGCCGCAGAAGCACAGGTCCTTCAAGATCGCGCCCAACGTCTGCGAAGTGCATCTACGGCTGCTGTTGGAGACGACAGCTCGAGCCAGTCTGATGAGGATCGCAACGGCAAAGATCATCCGACCACAACTCGACCAGCGCAAGGTCAATTTTCAAGCAAATCATTGGAAGATAGTCAGAAAGGGTAG
- a CDS encoding Mth938-like domain-containing protein has translation MMQPPSTQLLRALRTSISGVNTGSLCSAIPRSRCAIRQTALSGPSRRYSNNNARPTRMIPRSHTPKPTSHDRGPPSKEDTQTDFAALNVLGNIPAPTTAIDACLDTGFHLNSGVKVTGGDGVLLVGGEAFAWRPWKVNAGMKSDMLNKKGQFEVDEQAWGLLGLVWPRPDLLLIGMGASVFPLSPETRRLINSLGIRVEVLDTRNAAAQFNLLATERGVSEIAAAMIPIGWNGK, from the exons ATGATGCAACCTCCATCAACCCAGTTACTCCGAGCGCTGCGCACCAGCATCTCCGGCGTCAACACCGGCAGTCTTTGCTCAGCTATCCCTCGATCCCGCTGTGCTATACGACAAACTGCTCTATCAGGGCCTTCCCGCCGCtacagcaacaacaatgcCCGCCCGACCCGAATGATTCCTCGCTCCCATACGCCAAAGCCAACCAGCCATGACCGAGGCCCACCTTCAAAGGAGGACACGCAGACAGATTTTGCCGCGCTCAATGTGCTTGGTAACATTCCTGCGCCGACCACCGCCATTGATGCCTGCCTTGATACCGGATTCCACCTGAATAGTGGGGTCAAGGTGACCGGTGGAGATGGGGTGCTGCTCGTTGGCGGGGAGGCATTCGCCTGGAGGCCCTGGAAAGTCAATGCGGGCATGAAATCCGACATGTTGAATAAGAAGGGCCAGTTTGAGGTGGACGAGCAGGCGTGGGGGCTCCTGGGGCTTGTGTGGCCTCGTCCTG ACTTGCTGCTTATTGGTATGGGGGCTTCGGTGTTTCCTCTATCTCCTGAAACAAGACGGCTTATCAATTCCCTGGGTATTCGTGTTGAGGTGCTGGATACTCGGAATGCGGCTGCGCAGTTTAATCTGCTTGCGACCGAGAGAGGCGTTTCGGAAATTGCTGCAGCTATGATTCCTATTGGGTGGAATGGGAAGTAG
- the pho8 gene encoding alkaline phosphatase codes for MARDEPLLAPRPSSENNSIRNAEEEDALLTGERTGRGQERRGWTFWREVGLFSWALLATIAVIVLAVVYQHETSNPNGGSRPPWGPGGKPTGKRNLIFMVSDGMGPTSLTMTRSYRQFVEGLPIDDILVLDGHIIGTSRTRSSSSLVTDSAAGATAFSCGFKSYNGAISVLPDHSPCGTVLEAASLAGYKTGLVVTTRITDATPACFASHVNLRQYEDRIAEQEIGEHPLGRVVDLIFGGGRCHFLPNSTEGSCRADDRDLVSVAKKRGFSYLDDRKGFDSLNGGSEAKLPLLGLFAEKDIPFEIDRRNQNDVYPSLEEMARTALKILSDATADSEQGFFLMIEGSRIDHAGHGNDPAAQVHEVIAYDKAFAAVLDFLGKDSTPGVVVSTSDHETGGLAAARQLHTSYPEYKWLPGVLANASHSTEYIDNKLREFLSTETEKNKQQHYVRELLEKGLGITDATDEEIDSILDPNSPVSSQYQLADMISRRAQIGWSTHGHSGVDVNIYASSSKDAWPLVGNHENTEIGQFISDYLDLDVENITKHLQSSSAWSFAGGDVERPFAWLGNPLGADVRTEGFDTYHGEFRKRSMDVDGMEKRECGCGGMH; via the exons ATGGCGCGAGACGAGCCTCTTTTGGCTCCGCGCCCATCTTCGGAGAACAACTCCATTCGGAatgcggaagaggaggacgcACTGTTGACCGGGGAGCGGACTGGGCGTGGCCAGGAGCGACGGGGTTGGACTTTCTGGCGAGAAGTCGGTCTCTTCAGCTGGGCGCTCCTAGCTACAATTGCTGTTATCGTGCTCGCAGTCGTCTACCAGCATGAAACGAGCAACCCGAACGGTGGCTCGAGACCCCCCTGGGGTCCCGGAGGGAAGCCGACCGGCAAGCGCAACCTAATCTTCATGGTGTCGGACGGAATGGGCCCTACCAGTCTTACCATGACCAGAAGCTATAGACAGTTCGTGGAGGGATTGCCGATTGACGACATTTTGGTGCTGGATGGCCACATCATTGGAACTTCCAGGACGAGGTCGAGTTCCAGTCTGGTAACGGATTCGGCGGCCGGTGCAACGGCTTTCTCTTGCGGTTTCAAGAGTTACAATGGTGCCATCTCTGTGCTTCCGGATCATTCGCCCTGTGGAACCGTCCTCGAGGCTGCGTCGTTGGCCGGTTACAAGACCGGACTTGTTGTAACGACTCGGATCACCGATGCCACCCCTGCTTGTTTTGCGTCGCACGTGAACTTGCGGCAATACGAAGATCGGATTGCCGAGCAGGAAATTGGCGAGCACCCACTCGGGCGCGTGGTCGATCTTATCTTTGGTGGTGGTCGTTGCCATTTCCTGCCCAATTCGACTGAGGGGAGCTGCCGGGCAGACGATCGCGACTTGGTCAGTGTCGCAAAGAAGAGGGGATTCAGCTACCTTGATGATAGGAAGGGCTTTGACTCGCTGAATGGCGGATCGGAGGCCAAGCTGCCCCTCCTGGGTCTGTTTGCGGAGAAGGACATTCCGTTTGAGATTGACCGTCGTAATCAGAACGACGTTTACCCGTCCCTGGAAGAGATGGCCCGCACCGCACTCAAGATACTCAGCGATGCTACCGCTGATAGCGAGCAGGGGTTTTTCTTGATGATCGAAGGTTCTCGTATTGATCATGCCGGGCACGGCAATGATCCCGCAGCGCAGGTCCACGAGGTTATTGCGTACGATAAGGCATTCGCTGCAGTGCTGGACTTCCTTGGGAAAGACTCGACGCCCGGTGTTGTGGTTAGCACATCTGACCATGAAACGGGTGGCCTGGCGGCCGCTCGGCAGCTGCATACCTCCTACCCGGAGTACAAGTGGCTTCCCGGGGTTCTGGCCAACGCCAGCCATTCCACCGAATACATTGACAACAAGCTTCGGGAGTTTCTCTCCACGGAGACGGAaaagaacaagcagcaaCATTATGTCCGAGAGCTCTTGGAGAAGGGTCTAGGTATTACCGATGCCACAGACGAGGAGATCGATTCTATTCTCGATCCAAATTCGCCAGTAAGCTCGCAGTATCAGCTTGCGGACATGATCAGTCGAAGAGCCCAGATCGGCTGGTCAACCCATGGCCACTCTG GTGTTGACGTCAACATCTATGCATCCTCTTCTAAAGATGCCTGGCCCCTGGTTGGGAACCACGAAAATACCGAGATCGGCCAGTTCATTTCAGACTACCTTGACCTGGACGTGGAGAACATCACCAAGCACCTACAATCATCCAGCGCCTGGTCGTTCGCCGGCGGTGACGTAGAGCGGCCCTTCGCCTGGCTAGGAAATCCTTTGGGCGCGGATGTCCGCACCGAGGGCTTTGATACCTACCACGGAGAGTTCAGGAAACGCTCTATGGACGTGGACGGcatggagaagagggagtgCGGGTGCGGAGGGATGCATTGA
- the utr2 gene encoding putative cell wall glucanase (Utr2), translating to MVRIGSSLLLATLAATTVSAASDPPKCSQDSHCPEEWPCCSLYGQCGTGAYCLGGCDPLMSFSLDSCTPEPICQGKTYKDWSNLDNLASNTKYLGDASKSDWVYSGYPKVEDGNLLLTMPKNSVGTLIANNHYIWYGKITAKIKSSRGAGVVTGFILLSDTKDEIDYEFVGADLTNVQTNYYFQGVLDYNHGGNASVSGGNTFGDWHEYTIDWKPDAITWSVDGEVKRTLKKESTYNETSKQYMYPQTPSRMQLSLWPAGQASNAPGTIAWAGGEIDWDSEDIKDPGYYYATFGEITVECYDPPSGADIKGTKAYIFKDKAGLESSVQITNNKTVLASFGATGLDMDVGASSSASGSANKTSSSANTVPSGNGGSGNEPGNSHSGSSGSGTSTSDGSGSSTGFSQGSETSASSNKNAAPSQNERVLNGSFFAVLVAVVALVTL from the exons ATGGTGCGGATCGGCTCTTCACTTCTCCTGGCCACTCTGGCTGCTACAACAGTCTCGGCTGCCTCCGACCCTCCAAAGTGCAGCCAGGACTCTCACTGCCCTGAAGAATGGCCTTGCTGCTCTC TGTACGGCCAGTGTGGTACGGGCGCTTACTGCTTGGGCGGATGCGATCCTCTCATGTCCTTCTCTCTCGACTCCTGTACCCCTGAACCGATTTGCCAGGGCAAGACCTACAAGGACTGGTCGAACCTCGACAATCTTGCTTCGAACACCAAATACCTGGGCGATGCGAGCAAATCCGACTGGGTCTACAGCGGTTATCCCAAGGTTGAGGATGGAAACCTCCTGCTCACCATGCCTAAGAACAGCGTCGGCACCCTGATCGCAAACAACCACTACATTTGGTACGGCAAGATTACGGCCAAGATTAAGAGCAGCCGTGGCGCTGGTGTGGTCACTGGTTTCATTCTGTTGTCTGACACTAAGGATGAGATTGACTACGAGTTCGTCGGTGCTGACCTGACCAATGTTCAGACTAACTACTACTTCCAGGGTGTTCTTGACT aCAACCACGGCGGAAACGCATCCGTCTCAGGTGGTAACACCTTTGGCGACTGGCACGAGTACACCATTGACTGGAAACCCGACGCCATCACCTGGTCTGTTGATGGTGAGGTGAAGAGAACTCTTAAAAAGGAATCCACCTACAACGAGACCAGCAAACAATACATGTACCCTCAGACGCCCTCCAGAATGCAGCTGTCCCTGTGGCCCGCTGGTCAAGCCAGCAACGCCCCGGGTACCATTGCCTGGGCCGGCGGTGAGATCGACTGGGATAGCGAGGACATCAAGGACCCCGGTTACTACTACGCCACCTTTGGCGAAATCACCGTCGAATGCTACGACCCTCCCAGTGGCGCGGATATCAAGGGCACCAAGGCATACATCTTCAAGGACAAAGCCGGCCTCGAAAGCTCCGTCCAAATCACCAACAACAAAACCGTGCTCGCCTCCTTTGGCGCTACTGGACTTGACATGGACGTTGGCGCCAGCTCTTCCGCTTCGGGATCTGCGAacaagaccagcagcagcgccaaCACTGTTCCCTCTGGCAATGGTGGCTCTGGAAACGAGCCTGGCAACTCCCATAGCGGTAGCAGCGGCTCCGGTACCAGCACCTCGGACGGCTCTGGCAGTTCCACCGGATTCAGCCAGGGCAGCGAGACTTCTGCTTCGAGCAACAAAAACGCTGCTCCGTCTCAGAACGAGCGAGTCCTGAATGGTTCCTTCTTTGCTGTTCTGGTTGCCGTTGTTGCCCTGGTCACCCTGTGA
- a CDS encoding peptide-methionine-S-sulfoxide reductase — MAFAPSAIRSTLFSRYFRAFSTISTFLSLTSESTARNMSEITQTATLAAGCFWGVEHLFRKHFGNGKGLLEAKVGYCGGSTSSPSYRAVCTGTTGHAEAVQLTFDPSVVSYGSLLEFFYRMHDPTTKDRQGPDVGTQYRSAIFTHGEEQHKIAEEITDKVSKQWYKQPVSTQIIPAGQWWDAEEYHQLYLTKNPSGYECPAHFVRDFPPLS, encoded by the exons ATGGCTTTCGCTCCATCGGCAATCAGATCGACTTTGTTCTCACGATACTTTCGCGCTTTCTCGACTATCTCTACTTTCCTATCCTTGACCTCTGAATCCACAGCTCGGAACATGTCCGAAATCACGCAAACGGCAACATTGGCCGCGGGCTGCTTCTGGGGAGTTGAGCATCTCTTCCGCAAGCACTTTGGCAATGGAAAGGGCCTGCTCGAAGCTAAAGTAGGCTACTGTGGTGGATCAACGTCTTCCCCATCGTATCGCGCTGTGTGCACTGGAACTACTGGTC ACGCTGAAGCTGTTCAATTAACCTTTGATCCCTCGGTCGTCAGCTACGGCTCCCTGTTGGAATTCTTCTACCGCATGCATGATCCTACAACCAAAGACCGCCAGGGCCCTGACGTCGGCACACAGTACCGCAGTGCGATCTTCACGCATGGCGAGGAGCAGCACAAGATTGCGGAGGAAATCACGGATAAAGTCTCCAAGCAGTGGTACAAGCAACCTGTCTCAACGCAGATTATACCTGCAGGCCAGTGGTGGGATGCCGAGGAGTACCACCAGCTTTACCTAACCAAGAACCCGTCCGGCTACGAATGTCCTGCTCA CTTCGTGAGAGACTTCCCTCCCCTCTCTTGA
- a CDS encoding kinesin family protein: MAAEGGSSSITVTVRVRPFTIREAAQLPKCEDGPLFLGDGSLAGAPTPKLNQKGIRSIIKVIDDRCLVFDPPEDNPVQKFSRSVVPNGKRVKDQTFAFDRIFDQNATQGEVYEATTRTLLDSVLDGYNATVFAYGATGCGKTHTITGTAQQPGIIFLTMQELFERIEERKGEKHTEVSLSYLEIYNETIRDLLVPGGSKGGLMLREDSNKSVSVSGLSSHHPQNVQQVMDMIMRGNECRTMSPTEANATSSRSHAVLQINIAQKDRNADVNEPHTMATLSIIDLAGSERASATKNRGERLLEGANINKSLLALGSCINALCDPRKRNHVPYRNSKLTRLLKFSLGGNCRTVMIVCVSPSSQHFDETQNTLRYANRAKNIQTKVTRNVFNVNRHVKDFLVKIDEQMNLINELKAQQKESEKLAFAKFKKQTEKKDAAIREGVSRIRNAYDHSLLERQEKINTMIKLKQVNRRIGMLSSWIAAFDAVCANSGNDEPLSNLQAIRKTAQGILLELEGSRQHYHQRLAKNNWDRAMNSAVENAIRQLRDFEISDNSDFANFDREAELLRANAEREALSAMADQDKAGEVATIQVLLQAQFEIIASIEQIMRLSEEEAVEMGKKILLKMLNSSANVATNVVKPDGTLLSAQPFSPLKHSSPKQKRRSSVAHLPTVKGLGAPISFTPAAPASPTKGSPRRRKVGAGRKSVSFSPKKTQAKTTKRSVRWKDDEQDGALTEYQKTPQKPLTETIPEEPPSEEPQLPRASPIPRGIPVPSRNISPSGSSPIPPPSNEPTLHVQKNNRFKAGFLSKKAGSSPVGPPPTSTLPLSDNENSPLRDIENSSFLNRSSMDRPSRIAVRTSSGSYSSSPLPDSRDSWKASKDDAIKITSAMRRISGGQFGSAASTNSLRINRRRSPTSATYGSSPSENTMFTASQARRMVKSEKELDPKPRVLSPRTLPIMKSTSHRRTTFGGDIRPRDISLTSRDAIRLSTMAAPSIERPPETLYPSSGAGWR; the protein is encoded by the exons ATGGCAGCCGAAGGCGGCTCCTCATCGATCACAGTCACCGTTCGAGTCCGACCTTTTACAATCCGAGAAGCAGCACAGCTTCCAAAATGTGAAGACGGTCCCCTATTTCTAGGAGATGGCTCCCTGGCCGGAGCACCAACCCCCAAGCTCAATCAGAAGGGAATCCGGTCCATTATCAAAGTTATTGATGACAGATGCTT AGTCTTTGACCCTCCGGAGGACAATCCAGTCCAGAAGTTCTCGAGAAGCGTTGTGCCAAACGGCAAACGCGTTAAGGACCAGACATTCGCCTTCGACCGCATCTTTGACCAAAACGCCACACAGGGTGAGGTGTATGAAGCGACTACACGAACCCTCCTGGACAGCGTACTTGACGGTTACAATGCCACGGTTTTCGCTTACGGTGCCACAGGATGTGGAAAGACGCACACAATCACCGGCACAGCACAACAGCccggcatcatcttccttacCATGCAGGAGTTATTCGAACGAATCGAGGAGCggaaaggagagaaacaCACCGAAGTATCACTCTCATACCTGGAAATTTACAATGAAACAATTCGCGATCTTCTGGTCCCTGGCGGCAGCAAAGGGGGCTTGATGCTCCGTGAAGATTCGAATAAGTCGGTTTCTGTCTCCGGGCTATCAAGTCACCATCCGCAAAACGTACAACAGGtgatggacatgatcatgCGGGGCAACGAATGCCGAACAATGTCGCCAACGGAAGCTAATGCCACGTCCTCTCGGTCGCATGCAGTTCTTCAGATCAATATCGCCCAGAAGGATCGCAATGCGGATGTCAACGAACCACATACAATGGCGACATTGAGCATCATTGACCTTGCGGGAAGCGAGCGAGCTAGTGCCACTAAGAACAGAGGCGAGCGGCTCCTGGAAGGAGCCAATATCAACAAGTCCCTTCTCGCTCTAGGCAGCTGTATCAACGCCCTCTGCGACCCTCGAAAGCGCAATCATGTTCCTTACCGGAACTCAAAGCTGACTCGTCTTCTGAAATTCTCCCTGGGCGGCAACTGTAGGACGGTGATGATTGTGTGCGTTAGCCCATCTAGCCAACATTTCGATGAGACACAAAACACGCTGCGCTACGCAAACCGAGCGAAAAATATACAGACTAAGGTCACGCGCAACGTATTCAACGTCAACCGCCATGTGAAAGACTTCTTAGTGAAGATCGATGAGCAAATGAATCTGATCAATGAGCTCAAAGCTCAACAGAAAGAATCTGAAAAACTGGCCTTCGCaaagttcaagaagcagACTGAAAAGAAGGACGCAGCTATTCGGGAAGGTGTCTCACGTATTCGCAACGCATATGATCACTCGTTGCTAGAAAGGCAAGAGAAGATCAATACTATGATCAAATTGAAGCAGGTAAACCGCCGGATCGGCATGTTATCTTCATGGATTGCGGCTTTCGACGCGGTGTGCGCGAACTCTGGAAACGATGAACCTTTATCCAATCTGCAAGCGATTCGGAAAACGGCGCAAGGTATCCTCCTCGAACTGGAGGGTAGCAGGCAACATTACCATCAGCGACTGGCCAAGAATAACTGGGACCGAGCTATGAATTCTGCTGTAGAGAACGCCATCCGTCAACTCAGAGACTTCGAGATTAGTGACAATAGTGACTTTGCCAATTTCGATCGGGAGGCGGAGCTGCTCCGGGCAAATGCGGAGCGAGAGGCATTGTCCGCAATGGCCGACCAAGACAAGGCAGGCGAGGTGGCAACAATTCAAGTTCTTCTCCAAGCTCAATTTGAAATCATTGCCTCCATTGAGCAGATAATGCGActgagcgaggaagaggcagtTGAAATGGGCAAGAAGATTCTTCTGAAGATGCTCAACTCGTCAGCTAACGTCGCCACCAATGTCGTGAAACCGGACGGCACACTACTGTCTGCTCAACCATTCAGCCCGTTGAAGCATAGTTCTCCCAAACAAAAGAGGAGATCGAGCGTAGCTCATCTTCCCACTGTGAAAGGCTTGGGGGCACCAATATCGTTTACTCCCGCTGCCCCGGCATCACCAACAAAGGGATCTCCACGACGGCGTAAAGTGGGTGCCGGAAGGAAGAGTGTCAGTTTCTCGCCGAAGAAGACACAGGCAAAAACAACGAAGAGAAGTGTCCGCTGGAAGGACGACGAGCAAGATGGTGCCTTGACGGAGTATCAAAAGACACCTCAAAAACCACTTACTGAGACTATCCCTGAAGAACCTCCCAGCGAGGAGCCCCAACTGCCCCGAGCCTCTCCAATCCCACGTGGAATCCCTGTGCCCAGCCGAAACATCAGTCCTTCTGGCTCCTCTCCCATCCCGCCTCCTTCCAATGAACCAACGCTGCACGTTCAAAAGAACAATCGATTTAAAGCGGGATTTCTGTCAAAGAAGGCCGGCAGCTCGCCTGTGGGGCCGCCTCCAACCTCCACTCTCCCGCTCTCTGACAATGAGAATTCACCTTTGCGAGATATTGAAAACAGCAGTTTCCTGAATCGCAGCTCTATGGACCGTCCGTCTCGAATCGCAGTTCGAACATCCAGCGGAAGCTACTCCAGTAGCCCACTGCCCGACAGTAGGGATAGCTGGAAGGCTAGCAAAGATGATGCCATAAAGATCACTTCAGCTATGAGGCGAATTTCTGGCGGACAATTTGGCTCCGCTGCCTCTACCAACTCCCTCCGCATCAACCGCCGGCGCAGCCCGACATCTGCAACATATGGAAGCTCTCCAAGCGAAAACACAATGTTTACCGCGTCGCAGGCCAGGCGGATGGTCAAAAGTGAGAAGGAGCTTGATCCCAAGCCTAGGGTTTTGAGTCCTCGAACTCTCCCAATTATGAAAAGCACAAGTCATAGACGAACCACATTCGGTGGTGACATTCGGCCCCGAGATATCAGTCTTACTAGCAGAGACGCTATAAGGCTTAGTACTATGGCCGCTCCAAGTATCGAGCGACCCCCGGAGACTCTCTACCCCAGCTCTGGAGCAGGCTGGAGGTAG